In Dolichospermum flos-aquae CCAP 1403/13F, the following proteins share a genomic window:
- a CDS encoding IS982 family transposase: MELEQLFCAIDDFCWDFEAKLNSELISSQSQKRKRKSRLCLSEVMTIIVHFHQSSYRNFQDYYQKSILTNYHRYFPSLVSYNRFVELMPDALLPLICYLNSRKGQCSGISFIDSMGIPICHNKRAKRNKVFRGLSGWGKSSVDWYFGFKLHLIINEQGELLAFQVTPGNVDDRKPVPTLAQNLWGRLFGDKGYISKSLFQKLLENDVKLITPFKKNMKNKLVELWEKFMLRKRALIETVNDQLWLRHAGYQNISQVVHSRHRSISNFMVNIIAVRLRSPTTGLIAYTWQDKKPYLKLDKHEVTSLPALLI; the protein is encoded by the coding sequence ATGGAATTAGAACAATTATTTTGTGCAATAGATGATTTCTGTTGGGATTTTGAAGCAAAATTGAACTCAGAACTAATTTCGAGCCAGTCACAAAAAAGAAAAAGAAAAAGTCGCTTATGTTTAAGTGAAGTCATGACTATTATTGTTCATTTTCACCAATCAAGTTATCGTAATTTTCAGGACTATTATCAAAAAAGCATTTTAACAAACTACCACAGATATTTTCCATCTTTAGTGAGTTATAATCGCTTTGTTGAATTAATGCCTGATGCTTTACTGCCTTTAATTTGTTATCTTAATAGTCGAAAAGGTCAATGTAGTGGCATCTCTTTTATTGACAGCATGGGTATTCCTATTTGTCATAATAAAAGAGCAAAAAGAAATAAAGTTTTCCGTGGCTTATCGGGCTGGGGCAAGAGTTCTGTGGATTGGTACTTTGGATTTAAACTTCATTTAATTATTAATGAACAAGGCGAATTATTAGCTTTTCAAGTTACTCCCGGAAATGTTGATGACCGGAAACCAGTTCCTACTTTGGCACAAAATTTATGGGGAAGACTTTTTGGAGATAAAGGATATATTTCTAAAAGTTTATTTCAGAAACTATTGGAAAATGATGTGAAATTAATTACTCCTTTTAAGAAGAATATGAAGAATAAATTAGTTGAATTGTGGGAAAAATTTATGTTAAGAAAAAGAGCTTTAATCGAAACTGTCAACGACCAACTATGGCTACGCCACGCAGGCTATCAAAATATTTCCCAAGTTGTTCATTCTCGTCATCGCAGTATTTCTAATTTTATGGTTAATATTATTGCGGTTCGGCTTCGCTCACCGACCACTGGTTTAATTGCTTATACTTGGCAAGATAAAAAACCTTATTTAAAATTAGATAAACATGAAGTAACTTCTCTACCAGCTTTATTAATTTAA